GGCTGTCGTCCATGATCAGATTCTTCAGGCGGAGCATGCGGTTCGGACCGCCGTCCATATAGTCCTGGTCAATCAGGGCAAGAATAGCGGAACCGACTTCGATGCAGAAAGCCCCCTTGCCATCTGTTTTTCTATTCCGGCAGATCCAGATCAGGCCGTCCGGCTGGAGGGTCTGGCTGAGAACACCCTTGCGGAGGTGTTCCTGCAAGGCAGCTTCCTGTTTCTGTTCCTTGATAAACTTGGCAACTTCGCCGACGGCACGAGCTCCGCCGAGGTCAAAGACACGCAATGCCTGTTCCACCCAGCCATCACCAAAAGCTACGGGATAGGCTTCGTAAATGCTCTTCTGGCGAACGGCGGGAATAGCGCCGAGGATTTCCGGCAAAGGCTCCATGTATTCGCACAGAATATCGGCCAATGCCTTGTACGAAGAAAGATCCTCTCCAATAGCCGAAGCGATCATATCGCGGATCACGGCAAGTTCCAGCGTCTGCTGAAGCACAATAGTACTACCGTTGAGAACATCTTCATTCAGCATTTGCAGCAGTTTCCGAGAACCTTCCTTGTCGGCCACCAGTTTTTCCAGCTTGGCGGAATCGACGACCCGTACCCGGGCTTTGATATCCTTATGGCTGCTGTAGTCGTCAATCACGGACTCCACATAACTCATTTCCTGCTGGCGAAGGCGGATGGCCTCACCCTTGCGGGTCGGCATCGCGAATTCCACTTTGCTGTGAAGTTCCGAACGAACGTTGTCCCACCAGTTTTTCCACTTGGCGGCGGGAACAACGCTTCCTTTGAGATTTTTTTCCAGTTCTTCTGGCTTGAGTTGGTTGTTATTACCTTCCAGCGTCACGCGGATAAGTTCGACAGGATTCGACTTGGCGAGTTCCTTCAATTTTTCCAATTCTTCGTAGCGTTGGACGAGGAAATGGTCGTCCGGGAGAAGGGTCAGAGACTTAAAAGCCAAATCAAGAGCCATCGTATGGCTTGATTTGGCTTCAAAATCGATCACCAGGGTTTTCTTCGGGAGGTTCCAACTGGAAACCTTCCCGGTTCCCCATTCCTTGTGGTGGCAATAACGACCGGGAGAGAGTTGATCAAGTTTTCCTGCGAGAGAGGGGCTGATTTTGCCCAACGATTTCAGTTTCTCCAAATCGGCATGCATACTTCGTTCACCATACCTCTTCCCCTCCGTGAATCAATGCGAATTTCCGTAATCCTGATTTCAGAATGAAATTTCTCTGCTTTATACAGGATGCGCCGAGAAAAGCAAGAAGGCAAGCCGGAAGTCTTCTGTGACAAAATTGGAAGAATTTTTCCTGGCAAACCAGCGATATGATTCTGTTGCGGCTTGACCTTGCGAGTCCAATGCAGTATGTGGGGGAGCCGCGTTTTAACCTCCGCGCACCCTAATCATGGAACCCATTTACGAAGGAAAGGCCAAGAGACTTTATACGACCGAAAATCCCAATGTACTCCGCATGGAATACAAGGACGATGCCACCGCCGGCAACGGCGCTAAAAAGGCCCAGTTTGAAAACAAGGGCAAAATGAATAAGGCCATCACGCTCGTCATCTACAAGATGCTTGAAAGCAAAGGCGTGAAAACCCACCTTGTAGCCGATGTGGACGACATCAACATCGACGTCAAAAAAGTTTCCATCCTTCCGCTGGAAGTCATCGTCCGCAACATCGCCGCCGGTTCGTTCAGCAAGCGCATGGGCGTTAAGGAAGGAACCCGCTTCACGAAGCCGATCGTCGAATTCTCCTACAAGGACGACTCTCTGGGCGATCCCTTCATCAACGATGACTACGCCCGGGAACTGGGTGCCGCTACGGAAGCCGAATGCCAGTTCCTCAAGGACCAGGCTCGCACGGTGAATGAAGTGCTCATCGATTTCTTCAAGCAAGTCGGCCTGACCCTCGTCGACTTCAAGATCGAATTTGGTCGCCTTGCCGAAGATCCGACTCAGATCGTTCTCGCCGATGAGATTTCTCCCGATACCTGCCGTCTGTGGGACATTGAAACCGGAGCCAAAATGGACAAGGACCGTTTCCGTCAGGATCTCGGCAATGTAATGGAAGCCTACGAAGAAGTGCTTGCACGCCTCCAGAAGAACGCCTGACTTTAGCCTCAACACCCGTACCTCTTGGGCGATATGACACTCCACTTTGAAGTAATCAGCCGATTTCAGGATGCAGCCAATGCCGACAACCTGCTGTACACTCCCCTCAATGCCGGCCTTCTCTTCCGCCGCAGCCGCGTTTATACGGTTGAAGTAGGAGGTGATGTCGACAAGGCCAGGGAATACCTGCTGAGCATTCTGGTCGATCACATCGCCCAAGAGGTTTCGGAACAAGAGACGCCCATGCTTGACGGGACTCTCTTCATCCTCGACTACGGTATGAAAGCCGGAGCGCTGGATCTGGAAAAAGAAGCCATCATCCAGAACTACCAGGGCCGTCCGGACATGCCGTTCTCCATTGACAAACTTAAAATCACACAGCGCGTGTATGTATTCGGGGAAGGCGACAAAACAGCTTTGTCCGCCCGCTTTGCCAAGGATGTGTGCAACCCCGCCATCCACAACTGGACTATCGCCTGATTTCTCGCAACCATCCTTCCCTATTTTCCGACCATGTCCGAAAAAACATACCGTATCGTTCCCATCCGCGACTTGACCAGCGACCAGCTTACCGAGCTGAGCAAGGCGCAAAAACTCTCCCTGTCCACCGAGGACATGGAAGTCATCCAGAAAATCTTTATCGAAGAAGGCCGGGAACCTACCGATGTCGAACTCGAAGTCATTGCCCAAACCTGGTCCGAACACTGCAAGCACCGTATCTTCTCCGCCGAGATCGAGCACACCTCCAATGGCAGCAAGGAAACGGTCAAAAGCCTGTTCAAAACCTATATCCTGCGCCCGTCCGAGGAAATTATGGCCCGCAAGCCGGGATTCGTCCTCAGCGCATTCGTGGACAATGCCGGATTCATCGGACTGGACGACAAACTGGCCGTCTGTTTGAAGGCAGAAACGCACAATCACCCCTCTGCCATTGAGCCTTATGCAGGGGCCAACACCGGACTCGGCGGCGTCATCCGTGACATTCTCGGTGCCGGCAAAGGGGCCAAGCCTATCGCTTCCCTGGACGTTTTCTGCTTCGGAGCCCCCGACACCGATCCACGGACGATCAAGGGAGACGACGTCATCCACCCCCTCGGCATCATGCGCGGAGTTGTCCACGGTGTCCGCGACTATGGTAACCGCATGGGCATTCCGACAGTCAGTGGAGCCATCCAGTTCGACCCGACTTACATCTACAACCCTCTCGTCTACTGCGGTACAGCCGGCGTCATTCCCCGCGAAGACATCCAGAAGGAAATGCGCCCAGGCCTGAAAATCATCGCTATCGGCGGCCGTACGGGACGCGACGGGCTCAAGGGAGCAACCTTCTCGTCCGCCGCTCTGGACGAAGCCTCCCATGAAGAAGACTTCACCGCCGTCCAGATCGGCAACCCGATCGAAGAAAAGAAGACACTTGATTTCATTCTTGAAGCCCGTGAACGCGGCCTGATCGTCTTTATCACGGACTGCGGAGCCGGAGGTTTCTCCTCTGCAGCCGGTGAAATGCTCAGCGAAACCGGCGGGGAAATCTTCCTTGAAAACGCCCCTCTCAAGGAACAGGGGCTCAAATCCTGGGAAATCTTCCTATCCGAATCCCAGGAACGCATGGTGCTCGCCGTTGAAGAAAAAGACATTCCCGAACTTCAGAAGCTAGCCGACACCTTCCAGACGGAACTGACTGTCCTCGGACACTCCGACGACACCGGCATCCTCAAGGTCTGGCACAACGGAGAACTCGTCTGCAGCATGGATAATTCCAAATTGCACGAAGCTCCCACCAAGCATCTGGTTTCCACCTTCGATTCAGCTCCCGCCAAAACCGGGCTCGACCTGCCGGACAAGGATCTGAACACTTCCCTCAAAACCGTCATGGCCGACTTCGCCATCGTCTCCCGCGAACCCATCATCCGCGAATACGACCACGAAGTACAGGGTAACACGATCCTCAAGCCCCTCGCCGGAGCCACAGCCGATGCTCCTCAGGACGGTTCCGTCGTCGCCGTCAACGGTTCCGACAAGTGCATGGCCATGGCCTGCGCCATCCTGCCCGAATGGGGAAAAACCGATCCCTACGCCATGGGCACCGGCACGGTGGACGAATGTGTCCGCCAGCTCATCCTTGTTGGAGCCAATCCCGACCGCATCGGCCTGCTCGACAACTTCTGCATGGGCAATCCCCACAATCCGAAGGAACTCGGGCGCATCGTCGAATGCGTCAAGGGCATCGCCCGCGCGGCTCTGGACTACAATGCCCCGTATATTTCCGGCAAGGACTCATTCTATAACTACTTCGAACTCGACGGCAAGGAAATCAACATCCCCGTCAGTTTCCTTTGCTCAGGATTCGGTATCGTAGAAGACCCCTCCCATGTCACGGGTTCTTCCCTGCGCCGCAATAACAGCAAGCTCTACATGATCGGTTACACGGAAGATGAAATGGGTGCTTCTGTCTTTGCCCGTATCAACGGCATCCAGGAAGCCAAAGTCCCCCAGACGGATTGCAAGGCTAACTTCGCTCTCTACAAGGCATACTATGGAGCCCTCACCGCCGGACTCGTCCTCTCCGCCCATGATATTTCGGAAGGCGGTCTCGCCGTAGCGGCTGCCGAAATGGCATTCTCCGGCAAGGGAGGCATCACGCTGGATCTCTCCAAGCTGCCGACGCGAGGCAACTGGAATTCCCCCGCAGTCCCACTCTTCAGCGAAAGCACCGGACGCATTCTCGTCGAAGTCGACCCCGACCTCGCTTCCGAATTCGAAGCAGCTATGGAAGGATTCCCCTGCGCCTGTATCGGAGAATCCACGGAGGATATCGACAGTCTCAAAGCTACATGCTGCGGAGGCAAACTCGTTCTCGACAGTTCCGTCAAAGAACTTAAGAAGCTCTGGAAAGACGGTTTGACTCCCTATTATTGATTCCTCATTCCCGTCTGATTTCAAACTTTTCCCCACCCTTTCATCATGCCTCACGCACTTCTTCTCAAGTACCCCGGTACCAACTGCGATGTGGAAACGGAACGCGCTCTTCTTGCATCCGGATTCTCCACACAGGTTCAGCCGATCGCGACGGCCACGCCGGATCATGTGAAAAAAGCCCAGCTCGTCGTCCTTAGCGGCGGTTTCAGCTATGGCGACTACGTCACCAGCGGCCGTCTTGCCCAGATGGAAACGGAACGCTTCCTCGGTGATGCCTTGCACAAACACCACGCCAACGGAGGTTTTATCTTCGGCATCTGCAACGGATTTCAGATCCTGACCAAACTGGGGATCCTGCCCAAGGCCAGCCTCATCAATAACAAGAGCGAACGGTTCGAATGCATATGGGATCGTCTCGTCAAAGTTTCCAAGACATCACCCTTCCTTCAGCTGCTTCCCGATGAATTCGAACTTCCTTCCGCCCATGCGGAAGGACGCCTCGTCACCAATCCGGGAGATGCGGAAAAATACCTCGCCGAAGGACTCGTCGCTCTTCAGTACGCCGACAACCACAACGGCTCCGCCAGCAACATTGCCGGACTTCAGGACAAAACCGGACGTGCCATGGGCCTCATGCCCCATCCGGAGCGCTTCCTCCTGCCCGACCGCCACTATGATCGCGACTGGGCGGGCCATCCAGACTGGGGCTGGGGATACTTCTTCTTCAAGTCCGCATTCAATGCCCTGAGCTAAGCACAGCCTTTCCCCGCCCGCCCCATCCATGACCAACACGGCCCTCATCGGATCGTCCTGTCCGCTCGGAAAACTCTGGGCGTCGAAACGGTTTTACGATTACCTGTTTGAACCGGAAAACTGGGATCTCATCCGCAACAAGCAATTCGGAGAAGTTCTTCTCATTGATCCTGCCTTCTGGGAAGGGCCGGCAGCGGCAAAGGCAGAACCGAACAAATACGCGACGCTGACCGAAAAACTGATCCATCGTCTCCACGAAGTAAAAATCGAACGTCTTACCTACATCACAACCCTTGATCTGCTGCCTCCGGACGGTGATGAAGATGCTGACCAGCTCACAGAAAGCAGCGATCCCTATTTGAATGACCGAATTAAGTTGAGAGACTTTCTCAACCTTCAATTTGGGAGAGTCCTTACGATCCGCCTACCTGAACTCATTGGCCTGGGACAGGGTTTTTCCGTGCTCGATGAACTCAAAAAGACGGACAAGAATACACTTCCTGTCTCCCTGCTGGAACGCCACCAGTTCTATCCGGTTTCCCGGATCGTTGCAGATGTTGAAACGGCGTGGATGTGCGGGCTTTTCTCAGCCAATCTTGTTTCCGAGCCGGTCACGACATTCGAACTCGTCGAAAAAATCGTGCCGGAACTTCAGGA
This is a stretch of genomic DNA from Akkermansia sp. N21116. It encodes these proteins:
- a CDS encoding GreA/GreB family elongation factor, translated to MHADLEKLKSLGKISPSLAGKLDQLSPGRYCHHKEWGTGKVSSWNLPKKTLVIDFEAKSSHTMALDLAFKSLTLLPDDHFLVQRYEELEKLKELAKSNPVELIRVTLEGNNNQLKPEELEKNLKGSVVPAAKWKNWWDNVRSELHSKVEFAMPTRKGEAIRLRQQEMSYVESVIDDYSSHKDIKARVRVVDSAKLEKLVADKEGSRKLLQMLNEDVLNGSTIVLQQTLELAVIRDMIASAIGEDLSSYKALADILCEYMEPLPEILGAIPAVRQKSIYEAYPVAFGDGWVEQALRVFDLGGARAVGEVAKFIKEQKQEAALQEHLRKGVLSQTLQPDGLIWICRNRKTDGKGAFCIEVGSAILALIDQDYMDGGPNRMLRLKNLIMDDSHLVCDMIKEVPFGEVRQFAKLLYGSPAFPELDRKALLARMMSIHPTLQDIILKYGSDDTRKKQEPVFVSWSSLDKRKAEYEELVNVKIPQNKHNKSVFRAEGDLRENAGYQDAKEVERVLNRRRAELERDLSMARGTDFKGADTSAVSMGTIVTLESESGDCVDYTVLGAWDSDPEQHIVSYLSQAGKKLVGHKVGESVTIVPINEERKRIFTIKAIKAVNP
- the purC gene encoding phosphoribosylaminoimidazolesuccinocarboxamide synthase, with the protein product MEPIYEGKAKRLYTTENPNVLRMEYKDDATAGNGAKKAQFENKGKMNKAITLVIYKMLESKGVKTHLVADVDDINIDVKKVSILPLEVIVRNIAAGSFSKRMGVKEGTRFTKPIVEFSYKDDSLGDPFINDDYARELGAATEAECQFLKDQARTVNEVLIDFFKQVGLTLVDFKIEFGRLAEDPTQIVLADEISPDTCRLWDIETGAKMDKDRFRQDLGNVMEAYEEVLARLQKNA
- the purL gene encoding phosphoribosylformylglycinamidine synthase subunit PurL is translated as MSEKTYRIVPIRDLTSDQLTELSKAQKLSLSTEDMEVIQKIFIEEGREPTDVELEVIAQTWSEHCKHRIFSAEIEHTSNGSKETVKSLFKTYILRPSEEIMARKPGFVLSAFVDNAGFIGLDDKLAVCLKAETHNHPSAIEPYAGANTGLGGVIRDILGAGKGAKPIASLDVFCFGAPDTDPRTIKGDDVIHPLGIMRGVVHGVRDYGNRMGIPTVSGAIQFDPTYIYNPLVYCGTAGVIPREDIQKEMRPGLKIIAIGGRTGRDGLKGATFSSAALDEASHEEDFTAVQIGNPIEEKKTLDFILEARERGLIVFITDCGAGGFSSAAGEMLSETGGEIFLENAPLKEQGLKSWEIFLSESQERMVLAVEEKDIPELQKLADTFQTELTVLGHSDDTGILKVWHNGELVCSMDNSKLHEAPTKHLVSTFDSAPAKTGLDLPDKDLNTSLKTVMADFAIVSREPIIREYDHEVQGNTILKPLAGATADAPQDGSVVAVNGSDKCMAMACAILPEWGKTDPYAMGTGTVDECVRQLILVGANPDRIGLLDNFCMGNPHNPKELGRIVECVKGIARAALDYNAPYISGKDSFYNYFELDGKEINIPVSFLCSGFGIVEDPSHVTGSSLRRNNSKLYMIGYTEDEMGASVFARINGIQEAKVPQTDCKANFALYKAYYGALTAGLVLSAHDISEGGLAVAAAEMAFSGKGGITLDLSKLPTRGNWNSPAVPLFSESTGRILVEVDPDLASEFEAAMEGFPCACIGESTEDIDSLKATCCGGKLVLDSSVKELKKLWKDGLTPYY
- a CDS encoding phosphoribosylformylglycinamidine synthase subunit PurQ, which produces MPHALLLKYPGTNCDVETERALLASGFSTQVQPIATATPDHVKKAQLVVLSGGFSYGDYVTSGRLAQMETERFLGDALHKHHANGGFIFGICNGFQILTKLGILPKASLINNKSERFECIWDRLVKVSKTSPFLQLLPDEFELPSAHAEGRLVTNPGDAEKYLAEGLVALQYADNHNGSASNIAGLQDKTGRAMGLMPHPERFLLPDRHYDRDWAGHPDWGWGYFFFKSAFNALS